In the genome of Actinomycetes bacterium, one region contains:
- the ftsZ gene encoding cell division protein FtsZ has protein sequence MAAPQNYLAVIKVVGIGGGGVNAVNRMIEVGLKGVEFIAINTDAQALLMSDADVKLDVGRELTRGLGAGADPEVGRKAAEDHAEEIEEVIKGADMVFVTAGEGGGTGTGGAPVVARIARSLGALTIGVVTRPFGFEGRRRANSAETGIDELREEVDTLIVIPNDRLLSISDRNISMLDAFKSADQVLLQGVSGITDLITTPGLINLDFADVKSVMSGAGSALMGIGSSRGDNRAVEAAEMAISSPLLEASIDGAHGVLLSVSGGSDLGLFEINEAAQLVAEAAHAEANIIFGAVIDDALGDEVRVTVIAAGFDGGTPRRAVPAPARRTEPAAAATPAPAGRTDATGTTFERSGERPEGDRVPEPAMAGAHRSAHTEPTDHDRAADRSIELGREPARSRTIVFDDNDDLDVPEFLR, from the coding sequence GTGGCAGCACCGCAGAACTACCTCGCGGTCATCAAGGTCGTCGGCATCGGCGGCGGCGGTGTCAACGCGGTCAACCGGATGATCGAGGTCGGGCTCAAGGGCGTCGAGTTCATCGCCATCAACACCGACGCCCAGGCACTGCTGATGTCCGACGCCGACGTCAAGCTCGACGTCGGGCGCGAGCTGACCCGGGGGCTCGGCGCGGGCGCCGACCCCGAGGTCGGCCGCAAGGCCGCCGAGGACCACGCCGAGGAGATCGAGGAGGTCATCAAGGGGGCCGACATGGTGTTCGTCACCGCGGGCGAGGGCGGCGGCACCGGAACCGGCGGCGCGCCGGTGGTGGCCCGAATCGCCCGTTCGCTGGGCGCGCTGACCATCGGCGTCGTGACCCGGCCGTTCGGCTTCGAGGGCCGCCGCCGGGCCAACTCCGCCGAGACCGGCATCGACGAGCTCCGCGAGGAGGTCGACACGCTGATCGTCATCCCCAACGACCGGCTGCTCTCGATCTCCGACCGCAACATCTCGATGCTCGACGCGTTCAAGTCCGCCGACCAGGTGCTCCTGCAGGGCGTCTCCGGCATCACCGACCTGATCACCACTCCCGGCCTGATCAACCTCGACTTCGCCGACGTCAAGTCGGTCATGTCGGGGGCCGGATCCGCGCTGATGGGCATCGGCTCCTCGCGCGGCGACAACCGCGCGGTCGAGGCGGCCGAGATGGCGATCTCGTCGCCGCTGCTCGAGGCGTCGATCGACGGCGCCCACGGCGTGCTGCTGTCCGTCTCGGGCGGCTCGGACCTCGGGCTCTTCGAGATCAACGAGGCGGCCCAGCTGGTGGCCGAGGCGGCGCACGCCGAGGCCAACATCATCTTCGGTGCGGTCATCGACGACGCGCTCGGCGACGAGGTGCGGGTGACCGTCATCGCCGCCGGCTTCGACGGCGGTACGCCGCGGCGGGCCGTGCCTGCACCGGCGCGGCGGACCGAGCCGGCGGCGGCCGCGACACCGGCTCCCGCGGGCCGGACCGACGCGACCGGCACCACCTTCGAGCGCAGCGGCGAGCGGCCCGAGGGCGACCGGGTGCCCGAGCCGGCGATGGCCGGCGCGCACCGCAGCGCGCACACCGAGCCGACCGACCACGACCGAGCGGCCGACCGGTCGATCGAGCTCGGCCGCGAGCCGGCCCGGTCGCGCACCATCGTGTTCGACGACAACGACGACCTCGACGTCCCGGAGTTCCTCCGCTAG
- a CDS encoding YggS family pyridoxal phosphate-dependent enzyme: protein MSAGPTCPGGGAERRAEIAANLAAVERRIATACADAGRDRAELTLVAVTKTFPAEDVGHLVALGVRDVGENRDQEAAAKVTACRDAGVVDVVWHFVGQLQRNKAGSVATYADVVHSVDRLRLVGALDRAAATAGRRPTALVQVDLRDEPRDDGRGGAAPADVVELAAAVAAADRLVLGGVMAVAPADGDPDVAFGRLAEVAGRLQNHHPDAVAVSAGMSGDLEAAVRHGATHLRVGSALLGSRPPLG from the coding sequence GTGAGCGCCGGTCCGACCTGCCCTGGCGGCGGGGCCGAGCGTCGCGCGGAGATCGCCGCCAACCTGGCCGCGGTCGAGCGGCGGATCGCTACCGCCTGCGCGGACGCCGGTCGGGACCGGGCCGAGCTGACCCTGGTCGCGGTCACCAAGACGTTCCCGGCCGAGGACGTCGGTCATCTGGTCGCCCTCGGGGTCCGCGACGTGGGCGAGAACCGCGACCAGGAGGCCGCCGCCAAGGTGACGGCCTGCCGGGACGCGGGCGTGGTGGACGTGGTCTGGCACTTCGTCGGGCAGCTGCAACGCAACAAGGCCGGGTCGGTGGCGACGTACGCCGACGTCGTGCACTCCGTCGACCGCCTGCGCCTCGTCGGCGCGCTGGACCGGGCGGCGGCGACCGCCGGGCGCCGGCCCACGGCGCTGGTCCAGGTCGACCTCCGGGACGAGCCCAGGGACGACGGCCGCGGCGGCGCGGCACCCGCCGACGTGGTGGAGCTGGCCGCCGCCGTCGCTGCCGCCGACCGGCTCGTCCTGGGTGGCGTGATGGCGGTAGCGCCGGCCGACGGCGACCCGGACGTCGCCTTCGGCCGGCTGGCCGAGGTCGCCGGCCGGCTCCAAAACCACCACCCGGACGCCGTCGCGGTGTCGGCCGGGATGAGCGGCGACCTCGAGGCGGCCGTCCGGCACGGCGCGACACACCTGCGCGTCGGCAGCGCATTGCTCGGTTCACGCCCACCGCTCGGGTAG
- the ileS gene encoding isoleucine--tRNA ligase: MSGRYTPVPPQVDLPAMERAILALWRENDTFARSLAQTEGSDPWTFYEGPPTANGMPGVHHVEARVFKDVFPRFQTMRGYHVVRKAGWDCHGLPVEIAVEKELGFSGKADIEAFGVAEFNARCRESVLRHVGEFEAMTERMGYWVDMSDPYRTMDPEYVQSVWWSLKRIHEKGLLVEDYRVAPYCPRCETTLSDHELGQPGGYETVVDPSVYVRFPLTGGPYAGTAGLLVWTTTPWTLVANTAVAVRPDVTYVAARSDETGEVLVVAEPLVGAVLGGDREGWTVVESFLGATMERWTYQRPFELVEWPEAADGQGQSHLVVLADYVTTEDGTGLVHQAPAFGAEDMAVARAYGLPVVRPVQPDGHFAPDVALVGGEFFKHADKALVRDLESRGLLLRHLAYEHTYPHCWRCHTALLYYALPSWYVRTTQVKDALLAENERTAWFPDTIKWGRYGDWLHNNIDWALSRSRFWGTPLPIWRCGTDDAHLVCVGSLAELGGLAGTDLSELDPHRPFVDDVTLPCTADGCDGTMRRVPEVIDAWYDSGSMPFAQWGYPHAPGSEETFAAAFPAQFICEAIDQTRGWFYTLMAVNTVVHDRSSYENVLCLGHIVAEDGRKMSKHLGNVLQPMPLMDEHGADALRWFMAASGSPWANRRIGHGVLQEIVRKTLLTYWNTASFLTLYAGANDWSPAGGPWPELAERPALDRWALSEAHRLVQEVTAAYEQFDSQRVGRLLAAYIDDLSNWYVRRSRRRFWDGDPAALATLHECLYVLTLLMAPLVPFVTERIWQDVVRPWGPDVPESVHLSRWPQVDGALVDDGLAAQVALVRRVVELGRSARAGSKVRNRQPLGRALVGARGWAELPDELQRQVAEELNVLGFGELAGDLVERSAKGNFRALGQRFGKDTPKVAAAVAAAPADQLAAALREHGRASVVVDGAEIEVSAEEVLLTETPREGWAVATEWGETVALDLTVTPGLRRAGLAREVVRLVQEARKAGGLEVTDRIDLAWAADGEVGEALREHAGLVAGEVLATSFTEAALEGTDVHSDDALGLRFTLTRSAQ, from the coding sequence GTGAGCGGTCGTTACACGCCGGTCCCCCCGCAGGTCGACCTGCCGGCGATGGAGCGGGCGATCCTGGCGCTGTGGCGGGAGAACGACACCTTCGCCCGCAGCCTCGCCCAGACCGAGGGCAGCGACCCGTGGACCTTCTACGAGGGCCCGCCGACCGCCAACGGCATGCCGGGCGTCCACCACGTCGAGGCCCGGGTCTTCAAGGACGTCTTCCCGCGGTTCCAGACCATGCGCGGGTACCACGTGGTGCGCAAGGCGGGCTGGGACTGCCACGGGCTGCCGGTCGAGATCGCCGTCGAGAAGGAGCTCGGCTTCTCCGGCAAGGCCGACATCGAGGCGTTCGGGGTGGCCGAGTTCAACGCCCGCTGCCGCGAGTCGGTGCTGCGCCACGTCGGCGAGTTCGAGGCCATGACCGAGCGGATGGGCTACTGGGTCGACATGAGCGACCCCTACCGCACGATGGACCCCGAGTACGTGCAGAGCGTGTGGTGGTCGCTCAAGCGGATCCACGAGAAGGGGCTGCTGGTCGAGGACTACCGGGTCGCGCCCTACTGCCCCCGCTGCGAGACCACGCTGTCCGACCATGAGCTCGGCCAGCCGGGGGGCTACGAGACCGTCGTCGACCCGTCGGTCTACGTGCGCTTCCCGCTGACCGGCGGGCCGTACGCCGGGACGGCCGGTCTGCTGGTGTGGACCACGACGCCGTGGACCCTGGTCGCCAACACGGCCGTGGCCGTGCGCCCTGACGTCACCTACGTGGCCGCGCGCAGCGACGAGACCGGCGAGGTGCTGGTGGTCGCCGAGCCACTGGTGGGGGCGGTCCTGGGAGGGGATCGCGAGGGCTGGACGGTGGTGGAGTCCTTCCTCGGCGCCACGATGGAGCGCTGGACCTACCAGCGGCCGTTCGAGCTCGTCGAGTGGCCCGAGGCTGCCGACGGGCAGGGCCAGAGCCACCTCGTCGTGCTGGCCGACTACGTCACCACCGAGGACGGCACCGGCCTGGTGCACCAGGCACCGGCCTTCGGCGCCGAGGACATGGCGGTCGCCAGGGCGTACGGGCTGCCGGTGGTGCGCCCGGTGCAGCCCGACGGCCACTTCGCGCCGGACGTCGCGCTGGTCGGCGGCGAGTTCTTCAAACACGCCGACAAGGCGCTGGTCCGCGATCTCGAGTCCCGCGGTCTGCTGCTCCGGCACCTGGCCTACGAGCACACCTACCCGCACTGCTGGCGCTGCCACACCGCGCTGCTCTACTACGCGCTGCCGTCCTGGTACGTCCGCACGACCCAGGTCAAGGACGCGCTGCTCGCCGAGAACGAGCGGACCGCGTGGTTCCCGGACACGATCAAGTGGGGCCGCTACGGCGACTGGCTGCACAACAACATCGACTGGGCGCTGTCGCGGTCACGGTTCTGGGGGACGCCGCTGCCGATCTGGCGCTGCGGCACGGACGACGCGCACCTGGTGTGCGTGGGGTCGCTGGCCGAGCTGGGTGGGCTGGCCGGCACCGACCTCTCGGAGCTGGACCCGCACCGGCCGTTCGTCGACGACGTGACACTGCCGTGCACGGCCGACGGCTGTGACGGGACCATGCGCCGGGTGCCCGAAGTGATCGACGCATGGTACGACTCGGGCTCGATGCCCTTCGCCCAGTGGGGCTACCCGCACGCGCCGGGCTCGGAGGAGACGTTTGCCGCGGCCTTCCCCGCGCAGTTCATCTGCGAGGCGATCGACCAGACCCGCGGCTGGTTCTACACGCTTATGGCCGTCAACACGGTGGTGCACGACCGGTCGTCCTACGAGAACGTGCTCTGCCTCGGCCACATCGTCGCCGAGGACGGCCGAAAGATGAGCAAGCACCTGGGCAACGTGCTGCAGCCGATGCCCCTCATGGACGAGCACGGCGCCGACGCGCTGCGCTGGTTCATGGCTGCCAGTGGCTCGCCGTGGGCGAACCGGCGGATCGGCCACGGAGTGCTGCAGGAGATCGTCCGCAAGACGCTGCTGACGTATTGGAACACCGCGTCCTTCCTCACGCTGTACGCCGGCGCCAACGACTGGTCGCCGGCCGGCGGTCCGTGGCCGGAGCTGGCCGAGAGGCCGGCGCTGGACCGGTGGGCCCTGTCCGAGGCGCACCGGCTGGTGCAGGAGGTCACCGCGGCGTACGAGCAGTTCGACAGCCAGCGGGTGGGCCGGTTGCTGGCGGCGTACATCGACGACCTGTCGAACTGGTACGTCCGCAGGTCCCGCCGCCGGTTCTGGGACGGCGACCCGGCCGCGCTCGCGACCCTGCACGAGTGCCTCTACGTGCTGACGCTGTTGATGGCGCCGCTGGTGCCCTTCGTCACCGAGCGGATCTGGCAGGACGTCGTGCGCCCGTGGGGGCCGGACGTGCCCGAGTCGGTGCACCTGTCCCGTTGGCCGCAGGTCGACGGTGCCCTGGTCGACGACGGGCTGGCCGCCCAGGTGGCGCTGGTCCGGCGGGTGGTCGAGCTGGGCCGGTCGGCCCGCGCCGGGTCCAAGGTGCGCAACCGCCAGCCGCTGGGCCGGGCCCTCGTCGGCGCGCGCGGCTGGGCCGAGCTGCCCGACGAGCTGCAGCGCCAGGTCGCCGAGGAGCTCAACGTTCTCGGCTTCGGGGAGCTGGCCGGCGACCTGGTCGAGCGCAGCGCCAAGGGCAACTTCCGCGCGCTCGGCCAGCGCTTCGGGAAGGACACCCCGAAGGTCGCTGCGGCGGTGGCCGCCGCGCCGGCCGACCAGCTGGCCGCAGCCCTGCGCGAGCACGGGCGGGCCTCCGTCGTCGTCGACGGGGCCGAGATCGAGGTGTCGGCCGAGGAGGTGCTGCTGACCGAGACGCCCCGAGAGGGCTGGGCGGTGGCCACCGAGTGGGGTGAGACCGTCGCCCTGGACCTGACGGTGACGCCGGGGCTGCGCCGGGCCGGCCTGGCCCGCGAGGTGGTGCGGCTGGTCCAGGAGGCGCGCAAGGCCGGCGGGCTCGAGGTCACCGACCGGATCGACCTGGCCTGGGCGGCCGACGGCGAGGTCGGCGAGGCGCTGCGCGAGCACGCCGGGCTGGTCGCCGGTGAGGTCCTGGCGACCTCGTTCACCGAGGCGGCTCTGGAGGGAACCGACGTGCACAGCGACGATGCTCTCGGTCTGCGCTTCACGCTCACCCGGTCGGCGCAGTGA
- the pgeF gene encoding peptidoglycan editing factor PgeF → MLHDEGGSLGPARYAVTDRFGGVSRAPYDALNLGDHVGDDPAAVSDNRGRLAAALGLAPGRLAFMRQVHGTTVAVVDADSDSGPPEADGMVTTGRGLGLVVLSADCVPVLLAAPGPRGPVIAAAHAGRRGVRSGVVTEAVAAMRRLGARVEEGQAHVGPAVCGRCYEVPPALQAEVVADVPAAACSTHDGTPALDLPGAVLRQLVAAGVPDPGRDETCTVETANLYSHRREGVTGRLASVVWVPA, encoded by the coding sequence GTGCTGCACGACGAGGGCGGGTCGCTCGGACCGGCGCGCTACGCCGTGACCGACCGGTTCGGCGGGGTGAGCCGGGCGCCGTACGACGCCCTGAACCTCGGCGATCACGTCGGCGACGACCCGGCCGCCGTGAGCGACAACCGGGGCCGGCTCGCCGCGGCCCTCGGTCTGGCGCCGGGCCGGCTGGCCTTCATGCGGCAGGTGCACGGCACCACGGTCGCCGTCGTCGACGCCGACTCCGACTCCGGCCCGCCCGAGGCGGACGGGATGGTCACCACCGGGCGAGGGCTCGGGCTGGTCGTGCTGTCCGCCGACTGCGTCCCGGTGCTGCTGGCGGCGCCGGGACCGCGCGGACCGGTGATCGCGGCCGCTCACGCCGGGCGCAGGGGGGTGCGGTCCGGCGTCGTGACCGAGGCGGTCGCGGCGATGCGCCGGCTGGGTGCCCGGGTGGAGGAGGGGCAGGCGCACGTGGGCCCGGCGGTGTGCGGGCGGTGCTACGAGGTGCCGCCCGCCCTGCAGGCCGAGGTGGTCGCCGACGTTCCGGCCGCGGCCTGCTCGACGCACGACGGTACGCCTGCGCTGGACCTGCCGGGTGCGGTGCTCCGCCAGCTGGTGGCCGCCGGGGTGCCCGACCCGGGCCGGGACGAGACCTGCACCGTCGAGACGGCCAACCTCTACTCGCACCGCCGTGAGGGCGTCACGGGGCGGCTCGCCTCGGTGGTCTGGGTGCCGGCGTGA
- the sepF gene encoding cell division protein SepF → MAGAMRKAMVYLGLVEEDDRYDYEGYDDEGYDDATEGHHEPRHAASRSVASIGGERHGSVATMPERRPAAGGSRPFDRITTIHPRTYNEAKQIGESFRESTPVIMNLSDMDDSDAKRLVDFAAGLVFGLRGTIERVTNKVFLLSPADVTVTAEDKARMAESGFFNQS, encoded by the coding sequence ATGGCCGGCGCGATGCGCAAAGCAATGGTCTACCTCGGCCTTGTCGAGGAGGACGACCGCTACGACTACGAGGGCTACGACGACGAGGGCTACGACGACGCGACCGAGGGCCACCACGAGCCCCGCCATGCGGCATCGAGGTCGGTGGCCTCGATCGGCGGCGAGCGGCATGGCTCGGTCGCCACGATGCCGGAGCGCCGCCCGGCCGCCGGCGGGTCGCGGCCGTTCGACCGGATCACCACGATCCACCCGCGCACCTACAACGAGGCCAAGCAGATCGGCGAGAGCTTCCGCGAGTCGACGCCGGTGATCATGAACCTCTCCGACATGGACGACTCCGACGCCAAGCGCCTGGTGGACTTCGCGGCCGGGCTGGTCTTCGGGCTGCGGGGCACCATCGAGCGGGTCACCAACAAGGTCTTCCTGCTCTCGCCCGCCGACGTCACGGTCACGGCCGAGGACAAGGCCCGGATGGCCGAGAGCGGCTTCTTCAACCAGAGCTGA
- the murC gene encoding UDP-N-acetylmuramate--L-alanine ligase, producing the protein MRPAGEAPAAPPADPPAPPLPAEELGRVHFVGIGGAGMSGIARIMLARGLPVSGSDAKDSVALAALRALGATVHVGHAAENVGAADTVVVSTAIRPSNPELLAADQRGLRVIHRATALASVMVGRRAVAVAGTHGKTTTTSLLTVAIQHCGADPSFAIGGNLNESGANAHNGSGDVFVAEADESDGSFLLYSPYAAIVTNVEPDHLDHYGTGEAVAEAFERFAERLEPGGFLVACADDAGSARLAEMARAGGVDVRTYGESVGADLRLDGLVTRGLGSSFEAVLRGRRLGRVELRLPGRHNALNAAAALAVGVGLGFPVERLREGLASFSGTRRRFEHKGTVGGVRVYDSYAHHPTELSADLAAARDVADGGRVVVVFQPHLFSRTKFFAEDFGRALGLADEVVVMDVYAAREDPVPGVTGALVAAAVPLPPQQVVFEPSWSAVAGHLADRAKPGDVVITCGAGDVTMIGPEVLARLEPQRPEGES; encoded by the coding sequence CTGCGGCCCGCCGGAGAGGCACCCGCTGCGCCTCCCGCGGATCCCCCGGCTCCGCCGCTGCCCGCCGAGGAGCTCGGCCGGGTGCACTTCGTCGGCATCGGCGGCGCGGGGATGTCCGGCATCGCGCGGATCATGCTGGCCCGGGGCCTGCCGGTGTCGGGCAGCGACGCGAAGGACAGTGTCGCCCTCGCCGCGCTGCGCGCCCTCGGGGCGACCGTCCACGTCGGGCACGCGGCCGAGAACGTCGGTGCCGCCGACACGGTCGTGGTCTCCACCGCGATCCGGCCCAGCAACCCCGAGCTGCTCGCGGCCGACCAGCGCGGCCTGCGGGTGATCCACCGGGCCACCGCCCTCGCCTCGGTGATGGTCGGCCGGCGCGCGGTAGCGGTCGCCGGCACCCACGGCAAGACGACGACGACGTCGCTGCTCACCGTCGCGATCCAGCACTGCGGGGCCGACCCGTCGTTCGCGATCGGCGGCAACCTCAACGAGTCCGGGGCCAACGCGCACAACGGGTCGGGCGACGTCTTCGTCGCCGAGGCCGACGAGAGCGACGGCTCGTTCCTGCTCTACTCGCCGTACGCCGCGATCGTCACCAACGTCGAGCCGGACCACCTCGACCACTACGGCACCGGCGAGGCGGTGGCGGAGGCGTTCGAGCGGTTCGCCGAGCGGCTCGAGCCGGGTGGCTTCCTCGTCGCGTGCGCGGACGACGCCGGGTCGGCCCGGCTGGCGGAGATGGCGCGGGCGGGAGGAGTAGACGTACGCACCTACGGCGAGAGCGTCGGAGCCGACCTGCGGCTCGACGGCCTGGTCACCCGCGGCCTGGGGTCGTCCTTCGAGGCGGTGCTGCGCGGCCGGCGGCTGGGCCGGGTCGAGCTGCGGCTGCCCGGCCGGCACAACGCCCTCAACGCGGCCGCCGCGCTGGCCGTGGGGGTCGGCCTCGGATTCCCTGTGGAGCGGCTCCGCGAGGGGCTGGCCAGCTTCAGCGGCACCCGCCGGCGGTTCGAGCACAAGGGCACCGTCGGGGGGGTCCGGGTCTACGACTCCTACGCCCACCACCCGACCGAGCTCTCGGCCGACCTGGCCGCGGCCCGGGACGTCGCCGACGGCGGCCGGGTCGTCGTGGTGTTCCAGCCGCACCTGTTCAGCCGGACCAAGTTCTTCGCCGAGGACTTCGGCCGGGCTCTCGGCCTGGCCGACGAGGTCGTCGTCATGGACGTCTACGCCGCCCGCGAGGACCCGGTGCCCGGCGTCACCGGGGCGCTGGTCGCGGCAGCCGTGCCGCTGCCGCCGCAGCAGGTGGTCTTCGAGCCGTCGTGGTCGGCCGTGGCGGGCCACCTGGCCGATCGCGCCAAGCCGGGCGACGTCGTCATCACCTGCGGTGCCGGCGACGTGACGATGATCGGCCCCGAGGTGCTGGCCCGGCTGGAGCCGCAGCGGCCGGAGGGGGAGTCGTGA
- a CDS encoding FtsQ-type POTRA domain-containing protein has product MSTSTRVSTSMPERVAERDRSRRRTRLVVGLSLVVVASLVAGTGWLLLGSSVFGVETVDVTGISRLGPDQVRDQAAIERGTPLARLDTEGIVDRVGDLPAVLGVEVTRDWPSTVVIRVTERVPAAVQARGRDWALVDRTGVVFGTVARRPRDLPRISAPVTAGAPALRATLDVLDALPAPVREQVREVRAASLERVTLRLTRGRSVAWGSAERPERKAAVLTVLLTRKARVYDVSAPDSPTTTHR; this is encoded by the coding sequence GTGAGCACGTCGACCCGGGTGTCCACGTCGATGCCCGAGCGGGTCGCCGAGCGCGACCGGTCGCGGCGGCGGACCCGGCTGGTGGTCGGTCTCTCTCTCGTCGTGGTGGCCTCGCTGGTGGCCGGCACCGGCTGGCTGCTGCTGGGATCGAGCGTCTTCGGCGTCGAGACGGTGGACGTCACAGGCATCTCACGCCTCGGCCCGGACCAGGTGCGCGACCAGGCCGCGATCGAGCGCGGCACCCCGCTGGCCCGGCTCGACACCGAGGGCATCGTCGACCGAGTGGGTGACCTGCCGGCGGTGCTCGGCGTCGAGGTGACCCGCGACTGGCCGTCCACCGTGGTGATCCGGGTGACCGAGCGGGTGCCGGCCGCGGTGCAGGCGCGGGGAAGGGACTGGGCGCTGGTGGACCGGACCGGCGTCGTCTTCGGCACGGTGGCCCGCCGGCCGCGCGACCTGCCGCGGATCAGCGCTCCGGTCACGGCGGGCGCGCCGGCCCTGCGCGCCACGCTCGACGTGCTCGACGCCCTGCCGGCGCCCGTGCGCGAGCAGGTCCGCGAGGTCCGGGCCGCCAGCCTGGAACGGGTGACCCTGCGGCTCACCCGGGGCCGGAGCGTCGCGTGGGGGAGCGCCGAGCGCCCTGAGCGCAAGGCCGCCGTGCTCACGGTGCTGCTCACCCGCAAGGCCAGGGTGTACGACGTCAGCGCGCCCGACAGCCCCACCACCACCCACCGCTGA
- a CDS encoding YggT family protein, whose protein sequence is MSPSPVGQVLILVLWLFLILLIARLVLDYVQMFARSWRPRGPMLVIAEIIYTITDPPLRALRKVIPPLKIGSVSIDLSFLVLFVLVNIGIWLAGYL, encoded by the coding sequence GTGAGCCCTTCGCCCGTCGGCCAGGTCCTGATCCTGGTCCTGTGGCTGTTCCTGATCTTGCTCATCGCCCGGCTGGTGCTGGACTACGTCCAGATGTTCGCCCGGTCCTGGCGGCCGCGCGGGCCGATGCTGGTGATCGCCGAGATCATCTACACGATCACCGACCCGCCGCTGCGGGCGCTGCGCAAGGTCATCCCCCCGCTGAAGATCGGGTCGGTGAGCATCGACCTGAGCTTCCTGGTGCTCTTCGTCCTGGTGAACATCGGCATCTGGCTGGCAGGGTATTTGTAA
- a CDS encoding DivIVA domain-containing protein, translated as MPLTPEDVANKQFTSTRLKPGYDETEVDEFLDEVEAELTRLYRENDELRSKLASAGRGEAPSAPPQAVPSGPSEQEQRLGRENEDLRSRLGAMQRQLAEAQSRPATTQQVAPPAPQPTPAAPAAQQGGGASETATGILALAQRTADEHIAEARTQADRIISEARTRADQLKREAEDKHRQTIGSLETERSSLERKVEGLRAFEREYRGRLKSYLEGQLRELDSRSSEAPGQQGQASQVGQGQPGVQGQPGQPGGAGQPGGRSPFAPGAPVGGGDSPAGPPQQPGSGFALDDGERRG; from the coding sequence ATGCCGTTGACCCCCGAGGACGTGGCCAACAAGCAGTTCACGAGCACCCGGCTCAAGCCTGGCTACGACGAGACCGAGGTCGACGAGTTCCTCGACGAGGTCGAGGCGGAGCTGACCAGGCTCTACCGGGAGAACGACGAGCTGCGCTCCAAGCTGGCGAGCGCCGGCCGCGGCGAGGCCCCCAGCGCGCCGCCCCAGGCGGTTCCGAGCGGCCCCAGCGAGCAGGAGCAGCGACTCGGCCGGGAGAACGAGGACCTGCGCTCCAGGCTCGGCGCCATGCAGCGCCAGCTGGCCGAGGCGCAGTCCCGCCCCGCGACGACCCAGCAGGTGGCGCCGCCGGCTCCCCAGCCCACCCCGGCCGCACCCGCCGCCCAGCAGGGCGGTGGTGCCTCTGAGACGGCGACCGGCATCCTGGCGCTGGCCCAGCGCACCGCCGACGAGCACATCGCCGAGGCGCGCACCCAGGCCGACCGGATCATCAGCGAGGCCCGCACCCGGGCCGACCAGCTCAAGCGCGAGGCGGAGGACAAGCACCGCCAGACCATCGGCTCCCTGGAGACCGAGCGGTCCAGCCTCGAGCGCAAGGTCGAGGGCCTGCGGGCTTTCGAGCGCGAGTACCGCGGCCGGCTCAAGTCCTACCTGGAGGGCCAGCTGCGCGAGCTCGACAGCCGCAGCAGCGAGGCGCCCGGGCAGCAGGGCCAGGCCTCGCAGGTCGGGCAGGGCCAGCCGGGCGTCCAGGGGCAGCCCGGCCAGCCGGGTGGCGCGGGGCAGCCCGGCGGGCGCAGCCCGTTCGCGCCGGGGGCCCCGGTCGGTGGCGGCGACTCGCCGGCCGGCCCGCCGCAGCAGCCCGGCTCGGGCTTCGCGCTCGACGACGGCGAGCGGCGCGGCTGA
- a CDS encoding response regulator transcription factor: MTRVTRTRIVRLTPPGHRRRTGMLEPGGVPDVEGVSVGEDGEDGEHGVLVRVLVVDDQAPFRRAMRSVVEETDGFEVVGEVDSGEASLEAAAALAPDLVLMDVHLPGIDGLEATRRLAALPVPPVVLLLSTYDDDAGEGFVAESGAAGYVTKSAFGPDRLESAWSSASSAGAP, from the coding sequence GTGACGAGGGTCACCCGAACCCGCATCGTGCGGCTGACCCCACCCGGGCACCGGCGCCGGACCGGCATGCTGGAGCCCGGAGGTGTGCCCGACGTGGAGGGCGTGTCGGTGGGCGAGGACGGCGAGGACGGCGAGCACGGCGTGCTCGTGCGGGTCCTGGTCGTCGACGACCAGGCCCCCTTCCGGCGCGCCATGCGCAGCGTCGTCGAGGAGACCGACGGCTTCGAGGTGGTCGGCGAGGTGGACTCCGGCGAGGCCTCGCTCGAGGCGGCCGCGGCCCTGGCGCCGGACCTGGTCCTGATGGACGTGCACCTGCCGGGCATCGACGGCCTGGAGGCGACCCGGCGGCTGGCCGCGCTGCCGGTGCCACCCGTCGTGCTGCTGCTGTCGACGTACGACGACGACGCCGGTGAGGGGTTCGTGGCCGAGTCGGGCGCCGCCGGCTACGTCACCAAGTCGGCGTTCGGGCCGGACCGGCTGGAGAGCGCGTGGTCGTCGGCGTCGTCCGC